The following DNA comes from Camelina sativa cultivar DH55 chromosome 14, Cs, whole genome shotgun sequence.
CTCATCGTTCCGCCGTCTTGTTCTCTTTGTTTCCGGCTTCATCGTACGGCTTactacacttttttttcttcctggACTTTTACTGACTGACTTAATTAGGGcatttatatagtatattacTCACTTGAGCTTACTGGGCCTTCCTTTCAGCCCAATAACAATTGCGTTAAAAAAACGCTTTAGGCCGCAATATTAATTACTAAGAGAATCTGCGTTGTTGTAACTTGTTACAATCCGATCATGCTTGGCTTCATAGTGTATTACTTGCTTACTAGTGAAAAGGAAAACTACAAATCTGGTTCACTTTATTTCCTACTACACTTTGATGGGGTACACAATACAACAACGATATACAAAGACCCAACACACGAGGAAGGAAGGATGTTGACAAAAGTCAAAAGTTGGAGACATTGGCCCGATCATAGAAGAGACCAGATGGGTCTCCATTAGGGACCAAAGCCAGTTTCACTGGACTCGCTGCACCTTCCTCAACGCTTAAAATCCCAGTGTTGAAATTGATATCTGTCTTTACGAAACCAGGACAAACACTGTTGatgatcattgatttgtttcgcTTAGCCAACACTTGTGTCAATGCCATCACTGCTGCTTTTGATAGTATGTACCCAGACATTACTGTTGGCCAACCTTTGTCTTGTAATGAGCCTTGTCTGTAATCCTTGAGATACTCATCCATCACTTCATCTATTTTCTCTTCTGTTAGATTCTCAGCATCACTCAGCACTCCTTTTGCCCACTCATTTGACACATTCTGTAGTAAAgcatatatacaaaaatcacTCCTAATATATCTCTACTCATGAATCAACATCCCTCTGCCTATTATGTAAGTTTATAGAAGATGGTACCTCTAACTTTCCCATGGTAGAAGCGATGGTGACGATTCTTGGGGAAGCAGAAGACTGAAGCAGAGGAATCATAGCCTCACACATTCGTTTGACGCCGTAGTAGTTTGTTGTAACACACTCCTCGACTATATCATATGTATCGCTCATTATCTTGGAAATATCAGTAGGTGCACCAGCCTGCAgtactaattaaattatatgttaagAAGACCTTAGGTATCAAGCATGTGCAATtcttcactaaaaaaaaaatcaaagtgtACCTCAGCAATCTGAGCTTTGAGAACATGGACATTAACATTGGCGCCTCCAACTCCGGCATTATTAACCTGGAgacataccaaacaagaccctTTCAAGATTATGTATCCTAATGGCAAGAAACAAGAAGTTGCTGAAGATCAAGTATCTCAATCCCTAAAAAGAGGATTAGATCTTCCTCTTAATTAAGAATATTGTGATCTTGGCAACTAACAAAGATCTGAGAGTGAAACTGGTTGCAGCCAATAATATTACAagatgtaataaaaaaaacagattgaaCCATAGGGATAGGACAAAGATTGAAGAGAAGAAGTGAAACCAGAATATCGAGTTTGCGGAAGCGGGTCTTCAGAAAAAGAGCAAGAGAAGCGATGGTGTCTGGAATGGAGACATCAAGTAGGTGAAAGGAGATGGATTGATCAGAAAAAACATTCTTCTCTGTCATGAGCTTTTCGACAGCAGCAAGACCCTTTTTCTCATCTCTCGCAGTGAGAATCACAGTTATCCCATTTTTAGCTAGTTGCCTGCAAATCTCTAACCCTATCCCTTTGTTCGAACCAGTAACAACTGCAACTCTGATGaacacaacaaaaagaagaatcaaaatctGACCCCATAAAGTTTTCAAGCCgaggttagagagagagagagaggaagcaCGAACCTTGTGTCCGCCATTGAATTGATGAGAGAAATGACAGAAAAAAGTCAAAGGGAGCTCTATTCATTTCTTTCTC
Coding sequences within:
- the LOC104738611 gene encoding (+)-neomenthol dehydrogenase-like; translation: MADTRVAVVTGSNKGIGLEICRQLAKNGITVILTARDEKKGLAAVEKLMTEKNVFSDQSISFHLLDVSIPDTIASLALFLKTRFRKLDILVNNAGVGGANVNVHVLKAQIAEAGAPTDISKIMSDTYDIVEECVTTNYYGVKRMCEAMIPLLQSSASPRIVTIASTMGKLENVSNEWAKGVLSDAENLTEEKIDEVMDEYLKDYRQGSLQDKGWPTVMSGYILSKAAVMALTQVLAKRNKSMIINSVCPGFVKTDINFNTGILSVEEGAASPVKLALVPNGDPSGLFYDRANVSNF